Within Diprion similis isolate iyDipSimi1 chromosome 11, iyDipSimi1.1, whole genome shotgun sequence, the genomic segment aaattgtttaatattaattGGGCAGACATGGAGGAGGAGTGCTTCCCGGCGATCTCGCTGAATCGAGCATCTGGACGAGGAGCGGGTGCCGAGTCACCCTCGCCATCCCCGTCGGCCTCCCCGTCGCTCCACGCTGCGAATGAAACACCGACCACCGTTACCGTGCAGATCAAGGAGGAGCCGTTTAGCCCTGAATCCCTGTCTGCTCGAGGCACGATTGAAACCGTCGCCATCGCTCCTAATTACCACATCGAATTCGAACGATCCTCCGTTCCTTACACGACCAGTGACAGCGAGGATGACGAGGCGGAGTATTACCAGGTACCAAATACCTTCCGATGCACTTACTGTCTTCTTGATTTGATCTTTGCGGTTTGGTGAAATTGGAACGAAAATTAGCCAAAATCAAAGCCGAGTGGAGATCAGGATGACGATAATCGTCGAAATTGTGATCTAATTGTCACAAGTGATtctaattgataaaaatttttgcacataTTTTCAACGCTATCAATACGAACTAACAGCCGCATGTTGTGAAAACTCTGCTTAGCTAATCCTTAGATCTCGttcgatatttcatttcttatactttttttttgtctctgacAATTCAGAGTACAGAATTGGACGAGTCGAACGGTGAACCGGCGACCGCGAGTTCGAGTTCTAGCTCGATTGGCATGTCGATTGGAGGCGGGGGTGGCGTCGCCGGAAACGGAAGTGGCAGCGGGAGGCAGGGACTTCCTCCGACACCGCCGAGCAGCGCGAGTTCCGACAGCGAAGGCGCAGTATCTGCCTACTGTTCACCGGAACGAAGAGTCTCCGAAAGTCTTCGAGGACCCTTGAATCCACGGTTCAACGGGGTTTCGAATTCACTGGGAAACAGGGGCGTAGCTGGACATCATCTTCACGGTCACGTTACCAGACAGCCAATTCACACACCGCTGATTTCATGCCAGCCGGTAAAAACAGgaaattttatgtataataaggcACGCCTAGTGTttcctttcaatttatttttcttcaataacgAGAAACGACAGaaagtttttctttgaagTCGATATTTCTCCACTTTTTCTCGgctctttttttcctctgacAATGGGTGGCTTTTCAACActtgattttcacatttgcAGAAAGGTTCGACGGGTATTCTAACTTTGACGGACGAGGAAAAGCGGACTCTGATAGCCGAGGGTTACCCTGTGCCAACGAAACTCCCGCTCACGAAGCAGGAGGAAAAATCACTGAAGAAAGTACgcaggaaaattaaaaacaaggTGAATGAAATggacgaaaattgaaaaatggtgttttgttgtttccttttcttaatacgatttttcaaatttgtcatGTTCAGGGCGTATTGCCACTTGGAAAATAGATACGTGAAATCTTGGaagtcttattgttagtgtaTATAGATCAAACTCGAACCAGAAACCTGGCTGTGTAATGTATTTCATAATCAGTTTTTATCAGATTTTATTAGTAAAATTTTAATGTCTACACTTGCTTTATGTTTCGGTGTATCGGTCGCGAATGCACATACGTGGTTTGTCTTGAGTCTGATAGCAATCGCGGCTTGGCTTTCTAATCATCTATGATCGTAAATACTTACCGCATTGGCTGATATGAACATTGATTGGGTATTAATGATCGCCAGATCTAAGTACGTTCCCTACGACTTTATTCGCTAACTTTAAGACTTGGAGCTAGCGGTGAATGgagatttatttatattctctAGTAGTTTTATTACCTTTGctaagagtgagagagaaaaagagagccGTGTAATTATCAGATATTTATCGTACTCtgttgaaaagagagaaagataaaatATTACGTGGATAATAATCTGGGAAAAATCGTTTTGTTTGTTAATCTGTTGAAGATATCGGCGCAAGAGtcacgaagaaagaaaaaggaatacATGGATGGACTTGAGAGACGTGTCATGATGTTGGCTCAGGAGAATACGAGCTATAAAGATCGGCTAACGACGCTAGAAGGAACTAATCGCGAGTTGCTGAGGGAGCTGCAGCGACTTCAGGCGATGCTACGTACTTCCTAGAAGTATAATTGTCCACGCACCTTTGGTGTGACAATAAGAAGACGACTATGTCGTTcagattatttaaattatacgttataagcaaagaattttcgccaaaatgtTTTCCTCGTACCGGAATATCGCTGAGGGTACAACAGTTTAGTCttttagacttttttttttctgtgtcgCAGTAACGCGTATCAAAGATATgattataaaataacaatcgtGACTTACAAAACCCTATGAGGGCTTcctgagataaaaattttaatatagaatttttttctcttctcatgTTCGGGGTTTGAATTTAGGTGAAAATAGTTTATCAattatacaatgtataatTACGTTCGTTATCGCGTCGCGGTAGATGCGATTTATCGTAAATCGACCAATTAACAGTGcctgattaatatttttatatataatgcaCGTTCGAgcattttataatataataatagagAATATTTTAGGGCCGGGAAAGTTATCGAATAATTGACAAATTCAATCAATCGTACAAGGTAATAGTAGTTGCCTaaggtataattatatataatagataGCTAGCCGGGCACTCGAAGATCGCAttgaaagtacaaaaaaaaataaaataaaaaaataaacaaaaaacgaaagacaacATCAAGAAATCGTAGCGCAAAACAAAGTTACAGCTGCGAATTATTCCACGTTATTATATGTTATTACTATAAGTAtacataattgaaaaataactatATTACACTATGCATATTATACATTCGGCGTTAGATGTACGACTGACGAATTATTAGTACATAATGTAAGTATCGTGTgtgttatatttttacaatgttgagtgatatatatatatatattccgaGCGAAAGAAGAATCAGATAAAATAGAAATGGTGCGAGTTTGAggtaaatttttgagaaaatctaTCGAGTATCTagtatcgaataatttttaaaagaaacaagcgaatatatagatataaaacGGGGGTGAAAATACACTTAGAATAATTAACTTCCATGAATCGATGACTGTTTTTCATGGCAATCGAatagtttatattatacaaaaaaaaaaatgaaatatcgagATGAGGGGCATTATGCAAACTAccattttcaactttaatAATAGAGCGAGAGTGTGTGCGGCGGTAAATGTACATACCTaaattttacttgaaaatcGGTTTGTAATGCGCGTTAACATCCTCTAGTATAAAATTACTGATGACACGTGCGCTTTCGTATTTGCACGACGTGTGTGTGCTTGCTCCCACGACCATACGCCAGATATTTGCCCATTTTAACCGCGTCATGTATACAGGCGttaaaatttcgtcaagtATTTATGAAACACATATCTGTTCTTCCAACGGGTGACACCAATGAATTCCACAGAAAAATGttacatgcatatgtatatatatatgtatatatatgtgtatttatttactaATTCCGCAAACTTACGTTCCGATTTTCCTCATCCCTGCAGCTTACCATGTGCgtattattgaaatatcgaaaccTTGAGacataattttgtattttatgaaTTCGGTAGCCCGGTTCGTTGTATACTGAAATTGAGTGCGGATAGGAAGGTTACCTTGGGTGAAACGCTACCACTCGTGCCACAATGATGGATCCTGAATATCGGATAGCGTTCTTCATTCACTTTTTCGTCGgcacttttattattttaatattatattaaggaaactattactattacaactgtttattcgttttttacaGTTTCCGGAACTAagtaattattacaatttaacaagaaaaaaaaaaaaaaaaaaagttggaagaGACATTTAGTATTGTTTAGTATAGAAATAGACGAATTCGCGTTGTATACCTTGTGCTTAAATTGAAATACTATAATATATCAAAGGTTCAAAAGACATCTCGCGGGCAGTatgtattattgtaaaaagaaagaaactagAGTCTGGTCGATGCATGCaggactttttatttttaataaacaatgTTTAAATGAAAGTACTCCATTACATACTAGAAACACGtcgatatttttgataatataataaaaattgaacttttgaCACGTTTTGCGTAGATTAagtagaaagaagaaaacaatctaattttaaaattgtatCTTATCACTTTGGGATAAGAATTTGAATTGTTAATCATCAATTGAGTGAGCTTTATTTATACTGTTTTTGTCTTTGTGCGTATGGAAGGAGGGATGGTTTAAAATTATAGTGGACtttgaaatattcgaaatGGTTCGATCTTTAATCTATGTTGTGGGTTTTAATTCTAATTacgtttatttcattatttcatttgtattcttgaaaagattttcatatatttttgcttagatatatatatttcaaaaagtcagggaaaaagaagagatgTCTAGTcttgcgtaaaaaaaaaaggggtatgaaaatctgaaatttttttttctctgcattTCTCACACCGCTCGCGATGTTCAAATCTACTTTACggtaaatgataaaatattccCAAATTAAACGACATTCCTTTAAATCGTTGAAATCAAAATGgtgctttgattttttaatctgATTACAAATTTAGCCCGCGGTTTCCCGCATGTTATGTATTATGATATTACCGCAAtcctataaaaattttaaattagacTTGGAACATTCTAAACATGTGCTACAGATTTACAttatagatacatacatacgtatagacGTGTGTGTATACGCTAATTTTAAATGTATACAGGTTGAACGGTCCTACTACGAgataatatatctataattaaACGATATTTCTCATATATAAGGATACAcatgttattttatttgcgAGGATAgttttgaagaagaagaaaaaaaataaaataaaaaaatatcgcgttGTCACGTTGTACagtgatttatttatattgaaagTTACAGTTATatgatgaaatatatatatatatatatatatatatgacgttTGTTAATGTAATATTGTATTGCCGAAGAGAATTTAATATtctatatattaatatatgcgtataatatacgtgaaaaagtatatatatatattatatacatacatatatatctatgtatattcacgataaaatatataacatacaCACGTGAgtcatattttatatatagatataaaatcCACATATGCATATTCTTTCAGAAATTGATGCATATGTCTAAGAATCATGGGTACAATTGACGTGTTGTATAACTCTACTGGTCAATTAAACACGCTGGTATTATAGATGCGGTTGGTAAGAATAAGTAcggttataaattataatccaCGCTGCGTGCGGATGCTATGATAAATTTCATTGCGTataatttgtatattatattatattatattcctGATATATTTGGACGCTcgatgatatttttaataaatattagaaaaagcgtGTCATGTGGATTTaaggagaaacaaaaaaaaataatatatatataatatatgtaaacaATATACAGATCATACATATCTTTTGTTCTGAATTTTACGATCATTTATCGAACACTCGTACAGTGATGTATGTTTATTTTAGATTTACCCATCGATCGAAACCGACTGACTGACCGACAGGCAACGCTGCCTGCTTTTTACACCTGTGCAAATTATACGAATTgcgtattataaaaattgtttaaaattttttttagcagGCAATAATCAGACGGTATTATATTTCACGAATTACCTTGCGTAAGGATATACGCTCGAGTGAAAATAGTCTGCCGATTATCCATGAAGTTAATTAATCGTGATAACGAACAATTTTAAAATACCATTCTATCGCTTCTCTTTTAGGAATTAAATACAATTCTGAAACTTTTCatatattacaaattattcgtTCAAGAGTTTAATGTCTTTGAATACGGCGAATAAGGCACAGCGCAATATACTATTAACTTTGGCGCAGGAAGTTCGGCTTATTAATTAACCCGTTCCGGGTGCTTCGGCTCAGCTTCCTATATAACTCGAATGgtaattcatttcaatttctacaGAAAGCACCTGCCGTACGACCAGCTTTCTAATTGTTTGTCGCCTGCAGTTTAGTATGTTACTATATAATAGCATATCCGAAGGTATTTTCTCACACGCATTTCCTTTTCCACGATTTACACGATTTAAACGCACAGCTGTGTGCGGATACCCCTTAATTCGATTTTACAACCAGCGCAGCGCTCTGCATGCGATCGTTTCTCACCAGATTCAATATCCTGTTTTCCAACAAAATGCTAAccgatatacctacacatTGCACACGCTAAAATTGACAAACTTATCCGACGCTTGTAATAGTTTTCCCCATTTATCGAGGTCGTTTCGTTATCTAATCCTCGATTTTCCCCTCTTTACAGCCGGATTAAACCCTCTCGGAATTCAGATTTTCCGCAATGCCGTACAATTGAATTGTTCGGGGTGAAAAATGTTGCGCTGTCACATTATTGTCGCATTAAAGAgacaaattgaatttgattaGCGTTAATTTTAATGGTACGTAGTAATTCGGGTATTTAATAACGATCGACAAGTTTTTGAGGATAATTCATATCGGCAAAATCAGTAACGGATGAAACTCGGAACTCTTGAGTGAATTGTTGAGAGATCAATTAACAcgttattgagaaaaaaaacaaaaaaaaaaataaatttaattacagaTATTTCTGCCTGTGCGATGAATACTGCtttctataataaatttttagttaTATAATGCGCAACCGAATATCATGCTGTGTGAGGCACATTTAATGTGTACGAAATACAAATTAGGTACTTTGGTATAACGTTATACCCATCTACCTCATCTtgtgtttcaaatttatttactaaACACAACAGAACCCCGCAGACCTCGTATCTTATAACACGGGTGTCGTGTTACCCTAAGAGAAGCTGTAAAACTAATTGAAACATGAATTCTCAACATAACAAAATGGTggagaaattttcatgaaatttgtaTAACCAAAACGAAGCAGAAGTttgatattcattttatacagtaattattttaatcagcGCAATTTATAATCGAAAAACTAAGAACAAGTCAAAATTGCAAGTACAGAAAAGTATTTTAAAATcagtttcaattcttttttttttttactctttcaaaCAGAAACAAGTCCCAGCAGTTTTTCGAAGCAAATCACTTGACGCGTAAGCAAAAATTAAGCGACGCTTGTTCGTTTCCATTTCCTTCCAAACCCTAAGGGTCGAGCGTGAGGTCTACTTCGTCATCCGCAGGGATGAGATCCTCCGCGTCTTGGGTCTTCTGCAGCGCCGCGAAACTCCGAACCTCCAGCGAAGCCgcggtttgtttttttccggATTGGTACAGCGGGTTCGCGAATCTACTACCGATTCCCGTCTCCTCCTCGGCGTATTCCTCTTCGTCATCGGCGATGACTTCTCTCGCGGCTCCAGACAATTCCACGTTCGATTCGGTTGTGTTCCTGAAACGGGCGAACCTGAACGGCCGAAGATTCAATTCCGGGTTTGTTCCGCTTCCTGACGCCGCTGTATCGTCCTCGTTTTTCGCCAAATGAACACGCATCGCGCTCCAACTGTACTCTGCGATCCTGAAACGGTTAtcgatttttatctctttcctttttttttttttgctatataGTGCTTGGACTCGTATTGAAAGTTTGAAGATATTCACGCTGTTGATGTTAGTAACGTTAAAGTAAActgaacgttgaaaaaatcgttatttcgtaAACTTGAACGATGCCGATATGAGTAAACTTGAATTTACAAGTTTGTATAAGAATGTTTGGCTGATTAaccgaatttcagacaatcttAAAGTTATAATtgtcataatttttaatacgatGAGCGATTTTTTCATAGATTCGAAGTTTTGCTACCCCGattgtaaaaactttttttttctcatcttttcctcattttcaatGGAACAAACGAAAGGTGATCATTCgggtataacaataattatataatttctcAGGATACCTGAACGTGAGGATAAATTATAAGCTTATTAAACTTTTCCCGCGGCCGAAGCGAATcggtgaaataaaacaaatcccCTTCAGTTTCCGCCCGGTGGTAACtgctgagaaaaattgatcaagtaaaaagaagaacgaaaatgaaagaaaaggcGAGGAAGCAGACTAAgagagggtaaaaaaaaaagatcacgaaaaagagaaatacaGCTTCCAGAAATGAGCTGGAGGAAATTATGCTCCCggtaaggggggggggggggggggggggggggggttcaaCCAAAGTCGAAGTTGTAATACTAAAAGTATATAACCACCGGCGAACCGAGGCTAGGACGTAATTTTCCACATTTACTGCCACCACGCGGTGCTACGCGAAGAGGGCTGCCGAGTTTATCTGCACCATTCCGAGCACGAGTCGtcctcgacgtcgacgtcgacgtcgagcGAACGAACGAGCAAACGAACGAAGAAGGCATTTCATTTGCGCCCCCTCGCCGATGCCCCCCGTCGACTTCTCATTTACTTACCGAGCCGCCCCCAACCCCAACCCCCGAGTCACTTTTTCCAACCCCCACCTTACCCGTCACGTTATTTAACCCCGTCAGATACGTTTCTACCCTGTATATCCGCTCATCCGTGTGCGCCGGTTGCCTGCAGGTGTTCAGGTGTGTTTGCGCCTGTGTTTCAACCCTCTCTTCTTATGCTTCGCGGACGAACGTGCTGCGGACGAGTTTCTACCCTCTATATGCGAGTGTTTAATTAGTGGAGTTTGCAGCAACCGGGCGGACGAGTGCTAATCGTTTTTCCTTCCACTTTTCCGACTCTTTTCACgggcacttttttttttttttcgcctcgTTCACGATCAGCTCTCCCTAAAGGTACTTCTTCGTGATCACGGCTTCGACCCTCGTTCAAACTTAACGGTTAGAGAGCAAGCAAGGGTGCAGAAATTATCGGATTCTGATTTAGGGTCGTTGTGTATGGGATTGGGAGAATTTATAGGAAAATAGTTTTTGACTGACcgttgaatcgaaaaaaattatgccatTCAAGAGTTTTGACTTCATCTTATGCGCGCTTGAACTGCGTTTCACTCTCTCGAGTTTAtacgtcattttttgatacttGTAATTGATTGGTACGGTGTATTAACTTCCAACAATATTCGTATACAATAAAACCATGAACTTTTTACGGTTTCCCTCTCTTGCGGCtgcttttttatacatatacattctttcttcttgtgtgattaaatttttactctaGACCTATACATTGtatgtttatacatacattttccTCTTTTATATGGAATACAAACCCCGGGAGAAATCACagtgacgacaaaaaaaaaggaaaagaaaaaaaattacaacagaTATAATTCcgcggaataaaaaaaaaaaaagacgtggTGAAGAACGGAAATGAATTTCTTTGAAACGGATGCTGCTg encodes:
- the LOC124412561 gene encoding cyclic AMP response element-binding protein A-like isoform X1 codes for the protein MEFDDVGSSDLRELWESYLAETAMGHDVPMSMRDEEWSSASCASRDKLEPGVVLRDRLMTDAALGGPRPIKSEHSYSLLASSPPSSPAIPGNDSPDAPREGKNPESTTLFNGHQVLVLRNRIDDMEEECFPAISLNRASGRGAGAESPSPSPSASPSLHAANETPTTVTVQIKEEPFSPESLSARGTIETVAIAPNYHIEFERSSVPYTTSDSEDDEAEYYQSTELDESNGEPATASSSSSSIGMSIGGGGGVAGNGSGSGRQGLPPTPPSSASSDSEGAVSAYCSPERRVSESLRGPLNPRFNGVSNSLGNRGVAGHHLHGHVTRQPIHTPLISCQPKGSTGILTLTDEEKRTLIAEGYPVPTKLPLTKQEEKSLKKVRRKIKNKISAQESRRKKKEYMDGLERRVMMLAQENTSYKDRLTTLEGTNRELLRELQRLQAMLRTS
- the LOC124412561 gene encoding cyclic AMP response element-binding protein A-like isoform X2, giving the protein MEFDDVGSSDLRELWESYLAETAMGHDVPMSMRDEEWSSASCASRDKLEPGVVLRDRLMTDAALGGPRPIKSEHSYSLLASSPPSSPAIPGNDSPDAPREGKNPESTTLFNGHQVLVLRNRIDDMEEECFPAISLNRASGRGAGAESPSPSPSASPSLHAANETPTTVTVQIKEEPFSPESLSARGTIETVAIAPNYHIEFERSSVPYTTSDSEDDESTELDESNGEPATASSSSSSIGMSIGGGGGVAGNGSGSGRQGLPPTPPSSASSDSEGAVSAYCSPERRVSESLRGPLNPRFNGVSNSLGNRGVAGHHLHGHVTRQPIHTPLISCQPKGSTGILTLTDEEKRTLIAEGYPVPTKLPLTKQEEKSLKKVRRKIKNKISAQESRRKKKEYMDGLERRVMMLAQENTSYKDRLTTLEGTNRELLRELQRLQAMLRTS